Genomic window (Caldinitratiruptor microaerophilus):
CACCGGGGTCACGGTCCTCGCCACCGCCCACGCGGGGTCGGTGGAGGAGGCGCGGCGCCGCCCGGCCCTGGGCCCGCTTCTGGGCGAGGGGGCGTTCGAGCGGGCGGTCGTCCTGAGCCGGCGCTCGGGTCCCGGAACGGTGGAGGCCGTCTGGCCGGCGGGGTGAGGTGGTGCGGATGCTCCTGCGGCTCCTGGGAGCCGGCGCGGTCTTCTGCGCCGGGGCGGCGATCGGCTGGCAGCTCGCGCAGCCCCTGAGGCGCCGGCCGGAGGAACTGCGGTCGCTGGCCGCGGGGCTGGCGCTCCTGGAGACCGAGATCGCCTACGGGGCAACGCCGCTTCCTGCCGCCCTGGAGCGCGCGGCCTCCGCCGGCCCGCCGGCCGCTGCGCTCTACGGCCGGGCGGCGGCGCTCTGCCGGCAGGGGAGGCTGCCGTCCGAGGCCCTGGAGGAGGCCCTCGCGGAGCTGTACGCGAACTCGTCGCTCACCGCCGCCGACCGCCAGGCCCTGTCCCTGCTCGCGCGCGTGCTGGGCGCCTCGGACCGGGCCGACCAGGCCCGCCACCTCCGCCTGTGCCGGGAGCGCCTGGCCGCCGCCGAGGCGCAGGCGGAGGCGGAGCGGCAGCGGCACGAGCGGGTGTACCGCCAGCTCGGGCTGGCGGCGGGGGCGGCGGCCGCCATCCTGCTCTTGTAGGCCGCCTAGACCGCCGGGACGAGGGGGAGCCTGGCGTGGACGTCGAGGTGATCATGAAGATCGGGGCCATCGGGATCCTGGTGGCCGCCCTGTTCGTCGTGCTCAAGCAGGCCGGCCGGGAGGAGCACGGGCTCCTGGTGACCATCGTCGGCGTGGTGGTCGTGCTCACCATGGTCATGACCCTCGTGGCCCGCTTCTTCGAGACGGTGCGCACCATATTCCGTCTGTACTGAACCGGGGGTCCCGCGATGGAAATGCTCCAGGTCCTCGGGCTCGCCCTCGCCGCGGGCGTGGTGCTCGTGGTCCTGCGCCAGCAGCGGCCTGAGATGGCCCTGCTCCTGTCGGTGGCGACGGGGGTGGTGCTCTTCACCCTCGTCGTGGGCCGCCTCCTGGCCGTGATCCAGACCCTGGAGGCGCTCGGCAGCCGGGCACGGATCGACGTCGCGTACCTCGGCACGGTGCTGAAGATCATCGGGATCGCCTACCTGGCCGACTTCGGGAGCCAGGTCCTCACCGACGCCGGCGAGCGGGCGATCGCCGCGAAGGTGGAGATGGCGGGCAAGGTCCTGATCCTCCTCCTGGCGGTCCCGATCCTGGTCGCGATCCTCGAGCGATTGCTGGACATGGTGGGGTGAGCCATGCGTCCGGCTGCGGGGGAGGGGGAGGCGGTGGGGTGGCGTGCGCGGGTGCTCCTGTCGGCGGGGGTCGTCCTGGCCTCCCTGGCCGCCGGACCCCGGGCGGCGGCGGCGGGGAGCCCGCCGCCGGGCGCGGCCGGGCCGCCGGGTGCCCTCGCAGCCCCGTCCGCCTCCCACGCGGAGGCCACGCCGGATCCCCGCCAGCTGCTCCAGGACCAGCTGGAAGCCCTCGACACGGCGCCGCTCGAGGGCGTCCTGAGCGAGATGAACCGGGCCTGGGCGGGGTACGGGCCCGAGCTCAGCCTGGAGCAGGTCCTGGACCTCTACCGGGGCGAGGGCCGCCGGTGGGACCCGGTCTCGATCCTGCGGGGGCTGGCCCACTACTTCCTGCGGGAAGTCCTCGGCAACTCCGGTCTCCTCCTCAAGCTCGTGGTGCTGAGCGCGCTGGCGGCCCTCCTGGGGCACCTCCAGGGAGCGTTCGCGCACGAGGCCACGTCCCGCATCGCCCACGCGGTGGTGTACCTGGCGCTGGCCGGGCTGGCCCTCACCGGCTTCGGCCTGGCCGCCGAGGCCGCCCGGCAGGTGATGTCCGACCTGCAGGGCTTCCTCCTCGCTCTACTCCCGACCCTCCTCGTCGCCCTCGGGGGGCTCGGCGGGGCGGCGACCACCGCCCTCCTCCAGCCTGCGCTGCCGGTCCTGACGGGCGGGGTCATCGCCATCACGTCGACGGTCGTGTTCCCGCTCATCTACCTGGCCGCCGTCCTCGACATCGTCAGCGGCCTGGGTGAGGGGTTGCGCCTCACCCACCTGGCCTCCCTCCTCCGCCAGTCGGCCCTGGTGGTGATGGGGCTGGCGCTCACGGTGTTCCTCGGGGTGACCGGGGTCAAGGCGGTGGCGGGGACGGTCGGCGACTCCCTGGCGCTGCGGACCGCCAAGTACATGAGCGGCGCCCTCATGCCCGTCGTGGGGAAGATGTTCGCCGACGCCGCGGAACTGGTCTGGTCCTCCGGGCTCCTCCTCAGGAACGCCCTGGGTCTCCTCGGGCTGGCCGGCATCTTCTTCATCACGGCGTTCCCGTGCCTGAAGATCCTGTCCCTGATCCTGGTCTACCGCGGCGCCGCCGCCCTCGTGCAGCCCCTGGGCCCCACGGGCGTCGCCTCGCTCCTCCACACCATGGCCGGCGCCCTCACCCTGATGTTCGTCTCCGCCTCCCTTGTGGGGCTCATGTTCTTCCTGGGCGTGGGGGTGCTCCTGGGGGCGGCGAATGCGGCCGCCATGCTGCGCTGAGGGGAGTCCCATGGACGCACTGCGGGAGATGGCCCGTAGCCTCGTGATCCTCGCCGTTCTCGCCCTGGGCCTGGAGATGGCCCTCCCCCAGGGCGCCATGCGCCCTTACGTGCGGGCGACCGTAGGCCTCCTGGCCATGCTGGTGATCCTCGACCCCGTCCTGGCCCTCGCCCGCCGCCCGGTCGCCGCCCTGCCGGCGGGCCCGCTGGACCCCGGCTCGACCCGCTTCCCGACGCTGGAGGAGATCGCCGCCGCCACGAAGCGCCTGCGCCAGGAGAACGAGGGTCTCATCGCCCGGGAGTTCGGGGAGCAGGTGCGGCGGGCTGCCGAGCGGGCGGCCCGGGCCCTGCCCGGCGTGGCGTCCGCCCGCGCCGACGTGCACCTCGGCCCTCCCGAGGCGCCCCTCGGC
Coding sequences:
- a CDS encoding stage III sporulation protein AB; translation: MLLRLLGAGAVFCAGAAIGWQLAQPLRRRPEELRSLAAGLALLETEIAYGATPLPAALERAASAGPPAAALYGRAAALCRQGRLPSEALEEALAELYANSSLTAADRQALSLLARVLGASDRADQARHLRLCRERLAAAEAQAEAERQRHERVYRQLGLAAGAAAAILLL
- the spoIIIAC gene encoding stage III sporulation protein AC, with product MDVEVIMKIGAIGILVAALFVVLKQAGREEHGLLVTIVGVVVVLTMVMTLVARFFETVRTIFRLY
- the spoIIIAD gene encoding stage III sporulation protein AD; the protein is MEMLQVLGLALAAGVVLVVLRQQRPEMALLLSVATGVVLFTLVVGRLLAVIQTLEALGSRARIDVAYLGTVLKIIGIAYLADFGSQVLTDAGERAIAAKVEMAGKVLILLLAVPILVAILERLLDMVG
- the spoIIIAE gene encoding stage III sporulation protein AE, with the translated sequence MGWRARVLLSAGVVLASLAAGPRAAAAGSPPPGAAGPPGALAAPSASHAEATPDPRQLLQDQLEALDTAPLEGVLSEMNRAWAGYGPELSLEQVLDLYRGEGRRWDPVSILRGLAHYFLREVLGNSGLLLKLVVLSALAALLGHLQGAFAHEATSRIAHAVVYLALAGLALTGFGLAAEAARQVMSDLQGFLLALLPTLLVALGGLGGAATTALLQPALPVLTGGVIAITSTVVFPLIYLAAVLDIVSGLGEGLRLTHLASLLRQSALVVMGLALTVFLGVTGVKAVAGTVGDSLALRTAKYMSGALMPVVGKMFADAAELVWSSGLLLRNALGLLGLAGIFFITAFPCLKILSLILVYRGAAALVQPLGPTGVASLLHTMAGALTLMFVSASLVGLMFFLGVGVLLGAANAAAMLR
- a CDS encoding stage III sporulation protein AF; the protein is MDALREMARSLVILAVLALGLEMALPQGAMRPYVRATVGLLAMLVILDPVLALARRPVAALPAGPLDPGSTRFPTLEEIAAATKRLRQENEGLIAREFGEQVRRAAERAARALPGVASARADVHLGPPEAPLGPPKVTLVRLEVRPGSRPEPEAAAVEPVRPVEPVRVGAGEGPGRSLPTGPPAGALAREVQRHVSAALGLPASRVLVTVREAAPAGGP